In Pleurocapsa sp. PCC 7319, the following are encoded in one genomic region:
- a CDS encoding LLM class oxidoreductase, giving the protein MKDFEPINRGYNSVFQPNQLSVGIVVPIENYAQSPVPTMKHHLARVQLIERLGFKALWLRDVPFNVPTFGDAGQTFDPFTYLGYLAGQTTDIALGVASIALPLHHPVHVAKSAATVDRLSEGRLILGVASGDRYEEYPAMGIDYENRGELFREAFAYIRKAQESFPILESNYYGNSPGHIDVLPKATAHKIPLLVTGSSRQTLEWNAENADGWMSYPRELYLQQNTIAQWRDLVAKTQTYNKPFMQPLYVDIQTDDDFKPQTIHLGLRIGVNYLTDYLHRIEDIGVNHVALNLRFNSRDMDRTLEHLAEKVLPHFHKNPIQQKVS; this is encoded by the coding sequence ATGAAAGATTTTGAACCGATAAACAGAGGGTATAACAGCGTTTTTCAACCCAACCAGTTGAGTGTGGGAATTGTAGTTCCGATTGAAAATTACGCTCAAAGTCCCGTGCCAACTATGAAGCATCATTTAGCCAGAGTGCAGTTAATCGAGCGACTGGGGTTCAAAGCATTATGGCTGAGAGATGTTCCCTTTAACGTACCGACCTTTGGAGATGCTGGACAAACCTTCGATCCTTTTACCTATCTTGGTTATTTAGCTGGTCAGACAACAGATATTGCTCTAGGAGTCGCCAGTATTGCTTTACCCTTACATCATCCCGTTCATGTGGCAAAATCTGCTGCCACAGTAGATCGATTGTCCGAGGGAAGATTAATTCTAGGGGTGGCATCGGGCGACAGGTACGAGGAGTATCCCGCAATGGGAATAGATTATGAAAATCGAGGAGAACTATTTCGGGAAGCATTTGCCTATATCCGTAAAGCCCAGGAGAGTTTTCCTATTTTGGAATCCAACTACTATGGAAATTCCCCAGGACATATTGATGTACTGCCGAAAGCTACTGCCCACAAAATTCCCTTATTAGTTACTGGAAGTAGTCGGCAAACCTTGGAATGGAATGCCGAAAACGCAGACGGCTGGATGTCTTATCCTAGAGAACTATATCTACAGCAAAACACCATAGCCCAGTGGCGCGATCTGGTGGCAAAAACCCAAACTTACAATAAGCCATTTATGCAACCGTTGTATGTAGACATCCAAACAGACGATGACTTTAAACCCCAAACAATTCACCTAGGTTTGAGGATTGGAGTTAATTATCTAACTGATTATTTGCACCGTATAGAAGACATTGGGGTTAATCATGTGGCGTTAAATCTTCGCTTTAATTCAAGGGATATGGATCGCACGTTAGAACATCTTGCTGAAAAAGTATTACCCCATTTTCATAAAAACCCAATACAGCAAAAAGTATCATGA
- a CDS encoding SDR family NAD(P)-dependent oxidoreductase, whose amino-acid sequence MNILITGSTDGIGKLVGIKLAEQGHEVYLHGRNREKLNKVVSEIKEETKNENIKGFVADFSDLDAVKQMTQEIKQDLSKLDVLINNAGVYNSSKSQNKDGLDMRFAVNYLAPFLLIHELIYLLKKAEKPRIINLSSAAQSPINYEVLTGHEERSEGETYAQSKLALTMWSFYLAKTEPSINVIAVNPGSLLNTKMVNDAFGKHWSSADKGANILYELSVSEDYQDVSGKYFDNDRGTFAEAHPDAYNETKINKLITTTAKILAD is encoded by the coding sequence ATGAACATATTAATTACTGGCAGTACCGACGGAATAGGAAAGCTGGTCGGAATAAAACTAGCCGAACAAGGGCATGAAGTTTATTTACATGGCAGAAATAGAGAAAAGCTGAATAAAGTAGTCTCAGAAATCAAAGAAGAAACAAAAAATGAAAATATCAAAGGGTTTGTGGCAGATTTTTCGGATTTAGATGCTGTCAAACAGATGACTCAAGAAATTAAGCAAGACCTATCAAAACTTGATGTACTGATTAATAATGCAGGAGTTTATAACAGCAGTAAAAGTCAAAATAAGGATGGCTTAGATATGCGCTTTGCAGTCAATTACCTAGCCCCTTTTTTACTGATCCATGAGTTAATTTATCTCCTCAAAAAAGCAGAAAAACCTCGCATTATTAATCTGAGTTCGGCTGCTCAATCTCCGATAAACTATGAAGTCTTAACTGGTCATGAGGAGCGTTCTGAAGGTGAAACCTATGCCCAGAGTAAATTGGCTTTGACCATGTGGAGTTTCTATTTAGCTAAAACAGAACCTTCTATAAATGTAATCGCTGTAAACCCAGGTTCGTTGCTCAATACAAAAATGGTTAATGACGCTTTCGGAAAACATTGGTCGTCCGCCGATAAAGGAGCAAATATTCTCTACGAATTGTCAGTTTCAGAAGATTATCAAGATGTTAGTGGAAAGTATTTTGATAACGACCGCGGAACTTTTGCCGAAGCACATCCCGATGCCTATAACGAAACTAAAATCAATAAACTTATTACTACAACGGCTAAAATTCTAGCTGATTGA
- a CDS encoding permease, translated as MNQLHDAFTLFLSLLVEAMPFLLLGVLLSSGLLFLISEKQLIAKLPKNPLLGSLVGSCIGFLFPVCECGNVPLARRLLLTGVSPSVAISFLLAAPTINPIVIWATWIAFGDRPSIVICRVLFSSAIATIVGCVFSIQPDARELLQTSFAKRLKPIVNIPPNKSLLLQSGTFLLRQGASIPFDDDLLVTTKLDKTSNFRTKWQLFFSNLLQEFSELGGILVLGSAIAVIIQVFIPREIVLGLGQDTITSIVAMMLLAAIVSICSTVDSFFALSFASTFTSGSLLAFLVFGPTIDIKSIGLMASIFKPKIIIYIFTLVAQLTFIFTLIYSYLL; from the coding sequence ATGAATCAACTGCACGATGCTTTCACGCTGTTCTTGAGTTTATTGGTTGAAGCAATGCCTTTTTTGCTGCTGGGGGTATTGCTCTCTAGTGGTTTGTTATTTTTGATTAGCGAAAAGCAGTTAATTGCCAAATTACCTAAAAATCCCTTGTTAGGTTCGCTAGTTGGTAGCTGTATCGGTTTTTTGTTTCCTGTCTGTGAATGCGGTAACGTTCCTCTAGCTAGAAGATTATTATTAACAGGGGTTTCTCCTTCGGTGGCGATCTCGTTTCTTTTGGCAGCACCGACTATTAATCCCATTGTCATTTGGGCTACCTGGATCGCTTTTGGCGATCGCCCGAGTATTGTTATCTGTAGGGTATTGTTTTCTAGTGCGATCGCAACTATCGTCGGTTGTGTGTTTAGTATTCAACCAGACGCTCGTGAGTTGTTGCAGACATCTTTTGCCAAAAGACTCAAACCTATAGTTAATATTCCACCAAATAAATCACTACTATTACAATCTGGTACTTTTTTACTGAGACAGGGTGCATCTATTCCTTTTGATGATGATTTATTAGTGACAACTAAACTGGACAAAACTAGTAATTTTAGGACAAAATGGCAGTTATTTTTTAGCAACCTACTCCAAGAATTTAGCGAACTAGGAGGAATCTTGGTTTTAGGGAGTGCGATCGCTGTCATAATTCAGGTATTTATACCCCGTGAGATTGTCTTAGGCTTGGGTCAAGATACAATAACTTCAATTGTGGCAATGATGTTATTGGCTGCGATCGTCTCGATTTGTTCTACTGTAGATTCTTTTTTCGCTCTGTCTTTTGCCTCTACTTTTACGAGCGGTTCTTTATTAGCTTTTTTAGTGTTTGGTCCAACAATCGATATCAAAAGTATTGGGTTGATGGCATCAATTTTTAAACCAAAGATTATTATCTATATTTTTACTTTAGTTGCTCAACTAACATTTATTTTTACTTTAATTTATAGTTATTTGCTTTAA
- a CDS encoding LysR family transcriptional regulator has translation MDILSLRLFIRIAELGGVTAAAHDLSLSPASASARLVKLEEIVGFRLFNRTTRAVSLTTDGELFLPFAQQTLETLETGLNAVRGQEELVQGILRMTMPGSFGRMYIIPLLDKFQSRYPQVKLDLRLSDEVLDVIEGAYDLIIRNASLADSRLIVRKLAADRRLLVASPAYLEQYGIPTTPGDLAAHRCVTLGETRWKFEDGQIISISFSNTLNDGEAMRKMLEQGMGIGMKSVWNASESLKSGLLVEVLPEFPLVTEASIWLLYPSRQIIAPRVRVMIKFLIEQFQPIPPWER, from the coding sequence ATGGATATTCTATCACTCCGCTTATTCATCAGAATTGCCGAACTGGGTGGTGTCACGGCAGCAGCACATGACCTTTCACTTTCGCCTGCAAGTGCGAGCGCTCGCTTAGTTAAACTCGAAGAAATTGTAGGATTTCGCTTATTCAACAGAACAACCAGAGCAGTTTCACTGACGACTGATGGAGAGCTATTTTTGCCCTTCGCTCAACAAACCTTAGAGACATTGGAGACTGGGCTAAATGCAGTGAGAGGGCAGGAGGAATTGGTACAGGGAATACTCCGAATGACAATGCCTGGCTCCTTCGGACGGATGTATATCATTCCTCTTCTGGACAAATTTCAATCTCGCTATCCACAAGTTAAGCTTGACTTGCGACTATCTGATGAAGTCCTTGATGTCATCGAAGGCGCTTATGACCTAATTATCCGAAATGCAAGCTTAGCAGATAGTAGATTAATTGTACGTAAACTAGCTGCTGACAGACGGCTGCTTGTGGCTTCTCCCGCCTATCTCGAACAATATGGTATTCCTACTACACCAGGCGACCTCGCAGCACATCGATGCGTCACACTCGGAGAAACAAGATGGAAATTTGAAGACGGACAAATCATTAGCATTTCGTTCTCGAACACCCTCAACGATGGTGAGGCAATGCGAAAAATGCTCGAGCAGGGAATGGGTATTGGCATGAAGTCCGTTTGGAATGCTAGCGAAAGTCTAAAGTCTGGGCTTCTTGTTGAAGTGCTGCCAGAATTTCCACTCGTCACAGAAGCGTCTATCTGGCTACTTTATCCAAGTCGCCAGATTATTGCACCAAGAGTTCGCGTAATGATTAAATTTCTAATCGAACAGTTTCAGCCGATTCCACCCTGGGAGCGTTAG
- a CDS encoding zinc-dependent alcohol dehydrogenase family protein, which yields MKAMLVKAYGENAEFEPAEIEKPQVKAGHVLVKIAASSVNTVDTMIRKMGKELPLSPDTPAILGMDFAGTVEAVGEGVSTYSIGDEVYGCAGGLADLPGTLADNIVADANLIAHKPKTLSMLEAAALPLVAITAYEGLTRAGIKQGQKVLVHGGSGGVGHVALQLAKHFGADVYSTGGGDKQLALIEQLGATGINYKTESVEEYVSKHTGGTGFDLVFDSVGGANMVNSFEAAALNGQVASTVSMCELDLTLAHFKGLSLHVVFMLIPMLHNFKREQHGSILRSIAQIVESDGLKPVLDEEYYSLEQAGQAHARLESGQAMGKVVIKN from the coding sequence ATGAAAGCAATGCTTGTAAAAGCGTACGGTGAAAATGCGGAGTTTGAACCTGCGGAAATCGAAAAACCTCAAGTCAAAGCGGGTCATGTCCTGGTGAAGATCGCAGCGTCGAGCGTAAACACGGTCGATACGATGATTCGGAAGATGGGCAAGGAGTTACCCCTCTCGCCCGATACGCCAGCGATTCTGGGTATGGACTTCGCTGGGACGGTCGAGGCTGTTGGCGAGGGTGTCTCAACCTATTCAATTGGCGACGAAGTTTACGGCTGTGCGGGTGGATTAGCAGACTTACCAGGCACGTTGGCTGACAACATAGTGGCGGATGCCAACCTGATTGCCCATAAACCAAAAACCTTGTCGATGCTTGAAGCTGCTGCCTTACCGTTGGTTGCTATTACTGCTTACGAAGGTCTAACTCGTGCGGGTATCAAGCAAGGGCAGAAAGTTCTCGTACATGGAGGTTCTGGTGGCGTTGGCCATGTTGCTTTGCAACTAGCAAAACACTTTGGTGCCGATGTCTATTCTACGGGGGGTGGTGATAAACAGTTAGCCCTAATCGAACAACTGGGTGCAACTGGCATCAACTACAAAACAGAATCGGTTGAAGAGTATGTTTCCAAACACACGGGTGGGACTGGTTTTGATTTAGTTTTCGATTCTGTTGGCGGTGCAAACATGGTTAATTCATTTGAAGCAGCAGCACTTAATGGTCAAGTTGCATCAACCGTTTCGATGTGTGAGCTGGATTTGACCTTAGCTCACTTCAAAGGGTTGTCATTGCATGTCGTGTTTATGCTCATTCCGATGCTGCACAACTTCAAACGAGAACAACACGGGTCAATTCTGCGGAGCATAGCTCAGATTGTCGAGTCAGACGGATTAAAGCCCGTACTTGATGAGGAGTATTATTCGCTGGAACAAGCTGGACAGGCACATGCTCGTTTAGAAAGTGGACAAGCGATGGGCAAGGTCGTTATTAAAAACTAA
- a CDS encoding ATP-dependent helicase → MAKDKTLNQEQWLKTQLKILRNSLRTGQQSLADWQGGEMAVSAVPGAGKSHSLSVAAAIAIARNQLHSRRQLVVVTYTRSAAANIKSKIRDRLKDLLLPPGGFVVHTLHGLALNIANSRKELSGLNLDNVTIVVPNTGHRIIRGAVERWIAAHPIQYQRLLEGVQFDGEETERLRRQSVLRTEVLPGLTHTVVREAKSSGLLPEQLEELSHNATDEYGILNIAAGLYTEYQQLMRSQDFIDYDDLILAALKVLEYPPMRLLWQNQVYGVFEDEAQDSSPLQEKLIAILAGHAMRTNSPPNLVRVGDPNQAINSTFTPADPIYFNWFCETCKQQQKLATMNQAGRSSKIIIDAANFVVQWVNQRENKDKPHKLEETILPFRQQNIVSVDPEDPQPDANPQPEGSGVVICNPDDIYQTVELIGKQAIALLQAHPERNAAILVRENRQGRFLAEELAYLTREHQINIYEVGENERFSQIPAEIFKLLQFLDRPHSPDNLKAALEVLQQRSLIPTQDLNALATSPEQFLYPTPLHPEHKPQVIEARRYCCNLLRARMELPHYQLIPFLGMTLKYTGSELATVQKLSEKVNQQITRQSSLKTTIQALEEIVTAENFEGVEEDHGDRYTRAGQLTIITMHKAKGLDWDYVFIPFLHQDILPGQPWIPNSSKFLGSFTLSEVARAQIRAVVHHQYLAPEEPLVIRQPMTAWQNAVKLKQAEEYRLLYVAMTRAKRLLWMSAEQLGPFRWSVFRADKPNSLQQKKPCPVLPALVRYLRTLS, encoded by the coding sequence CTGGCGAAGGATAAAACGCTAAACCAAGAGCAGTGGTTAAAAACTCAACTTAAGATATTGCGCAATAGTTTACGAACTGGGCAACAGAGTTTGGCAGATTGGCAAGGAGGAGAGATGGCTGTTTCGGCTGTACCTGGGGCAGGAAAGTCTCATAGTCTATCAGTAGCGGCAGCGATCGCTATAGCCAGAAATCAATTACATAGTCGTAGACAGCTAGTAGTTGTCACCTATACTCGTTCAGCAGCAGCCAATATTAAAAGTAAAATTCGCGATCGCCTCAAAGATCTATTGTTGCCTCCAGGTGGTTTTGTGGTTCATACACTCCATGGTTTAGCGCTCAATATTGCTAACTCCAGAAAAGAACTGTCGGGACTCAATTTAGATAATGTCACTATTGTGGTTCCTAATACAGGACACCGCATTATCCGTGGGGCAGTGGAAAGATGGATTGCCGCTCATCCAATTCAATATCAAAGACTACTTGAAGGGGTACAGTTTGATGGCGAAGAAACCGAGAGATTGCGTCGTCAATCTGTGCTGCGAACTGAGGTATTGCCAGGGTTAACTCATACTGTGGTACGAGAAGCAAAAAGTTCGGGGCTATTACCAGAACAGTTAGAAGAATTAAGCCACAATGCTACAGACGAGTATGGGATTTTAAACATCGCCGCCGGGCTTTATACCGAATATCAACAGTTAATGCGATCGCAAGATTTTATTGATTATGATGATCTAATTTTGGCTGCTTTAAAAGTTCTCGAATATCCGCCAATGCGATTATTGTGGCAGAACCAAGTTTATGGAGTATTTGAAGACGAAGCCCAAGATTCTAGCCCACTACAAGAAAAATTGATCGCCATTTTGGCTGGTCATGCCATGCGAACAAATTCGCCTCCCAATTTAGTGCGAGTTGGGGATCCTAATCAGGCAATTAACTCTACTTTTACCCCTGCCGATCCAATCTACTTTAACTGGTTTTGTGAAACCTGCAAACAGCAGCAAAAACTAGCAACCATGAACCAAGCAGGACGCAGCAGTAAAATTATTATCGATGCTGCTAATTTTGTGGTGCAGTGGGTTAATCAAAGGGAGAATAAAGACAAGCCTCATAAACTAGAGGAAACTATTTTACCTTTTCGTCAGCAAAATATTGTATCTGTAGATCCTGAAGACCCCCAACCAGATGCCAATCCGCAGCCAGAAGGCAGTGGAGTAGTAATCTGTAACCCTGATGATATTTATCAGACAGTAGAATTAATTGGCAAACAGGCGATCGCTTTGCTCCAAGCTCATCCTGAGAGAAATGCAGCTATCTTAGTTCGGGAAAATCGTCAGGGACGTTTTTTGGCAGAAGAATTAGCTTACCTAACCAGAGAACATCAAATAAATATCTATGAAGTAGGAGAAAACGAAAGATTTTCTCAGATCCCAGCCGAAATTTTTAAATTACTTCAGTTTCTTGACCGCCCCCATTCCCCAGACAATCTCAAAGCTGCCCTAGAAGTCCTTCAACAGAGAAGCTTAATTCCCACCCAAGATCTTAATGCTTTGGCTACTTCACCCGAACAGTTTCTCTATCCTACTCCTCTCCATCCCGAACATAAACCTCAAGTAATAGAAGCCCGTCGCTATTGTTGTAATTTACTTCGCGCTCGTATGGAGTTGCCTCACTATCAATTGATTCCCTTTTTGGGAATGACATTAAAATATACGGGGTCAGAGTTAGCTACAGTGCAAAAGCTTTCTGAAAAAGTTAATCAGCAAATTACCAGACAAAGTTCTCTCAAAACGACAATCCAAGCTCTAGAAGAGATAGTCACTGCCGAAAATTTTGAGGGTGTAGAAGAAGATCATGGCGATCGCTATACCCGTGCAGGGCAACTAACTATTATTACCATGCACAAAGCTAAAGGACTAGATTGGGACTATGTATTCATTCCCTTTCTCCACCAAGATATTTTGCCAGGTCAACCCTGGATACCTAATTCTAGTAAGTTCTTAGGGAGCTTTACTCTTTCAGAAGTAGCTCGCGCTCAGATTCGAGCTGTGGTACACCATCAATATTTAGCGCCAGAGGAACCGCTGGTCATTCGACAACCAATGACAGCCTGGCAAAATGCTGTAAAACTCAAGCAAGCAGAAGAATATCGTCTGTTATATGTAGCGATGACCAGAGCTAAACGTCTTCTATGGATGTCAGCGGAGCAATTGGGTCCTTTTCGTTGGAGTGTCTTTCGAGCAGATAAACCCAACAGCCTTCAGCAAAAGAAACCTTGTCCCGTATTACCTGCATTAGTTCGTTATTTGAGAACATTATCTTAG